A genomic segment from Synchiropus splendidus isolate RoL2022-P1 chromosome 18, RoL_Sspl_1.0, whole genome shotgun sequence encodes:
- the LOC128749327 gene encoding serine/threonine-protein kinase WNK2 isoform X7 has protein sequence MEGSAYSDAAHNRKSQCQLTVSMNEVGGEVNASLLDSVVRGGSDPSSYPSSSYKGNVHQRFIRRSLWFSENDEQAFDLAECEDKSKVFNINLRTIVDRTRETSCGLQQSSSTESQGRQKDGAVESAGADEARVKGGGALNASCSDGGKTAIKAVSEENEEEAEMKAVSTSPGGRFLKFDIELGRGSFKTVYKGLDTETWVEVAWCELQDRKLSKVERQRFKEEAEMLKGLQHPNIVRFYDFWESPLKGKKCIVLVTELMTSGTLKTYLKRFKVMKPKVLRSWCRQILKGLHFLHTRTPPIIHRDLKCDNIFITGPTGSVKIGDLGLATLKAASFAKSVIGTPEFMAPEMYEEHYDEAVDVYAFGMCMLEMATSEYPYAECQNAAQIYRKVTSGVKPASYNKVVDPEIKEIIGECICQKKEERYTIKDLLNHAFFAEDTGVRVELAEEDDGKKSSIALKLWVEDHKKLKGKYKETGAIEFMFDLEKDVPEVVAQEMVESGFFHESDTKTVGKSIKDRVALIKWRRERTVSATIPADQGEMEHGVQMAGSQVIAAGGTQMGQPLLLEPDELESDQNNRLHNLPTSTTSVTSDCTVDSGVGSTVYSDSHSSQHSVLYQSLLEPITMATQQASSSGQSSSAPVHVPLQYLPPGQSHHAVQYVSHPNPAAPPLMSNIAEASMEKSSHLQSYQPLSEQQQLGSSAFPLQVLQTHQNHVPLNQHTPNYPLTSLAPTATQCYPDQTAQGQAATELLSQQTGLSLSSSSALYSQQNTFQEPLVQSRIPNSALVPPQLQQSQDPVLASHQQHSSYQAQTPALQLHNQTDAYSAVLQQSHEACLPKGLQIDTQVTQVHHSLTPKEQVTTHSTTNILQGLPPQSVNPLTYTNQGAAPQSFPASPHHSQAAHAFQQDTHSMSQLCREGNNHGQHLGQSLSSFPSQTSQKAMTQAAVHPQLQTLPPSQFPSQYPTVQVLAAVTDCESSHSQSCTAPHPASSSLNSIFLSPGPASSAPLSVSPLSPIHIENLLVSPNACTATGKMGATSPLNQPCAPLQIRTETALSQTPATHPSHTHTHASTNGNLQPQTQDTFTHAELPQPSQSSQSAGFPSSLHSASYHHELTKNQDQVHVAIPPPSESQKASSASANSGLTQQKPLAGATGPHDAIIEDHAAEKHISGQSYDSVNSDATSGKEMSDGYEGTHGAKGETKIRKHHRRSTRTRSRQEKISRPKLSMLNVCNTGDKMVECQLETHNHKTVTFKFDLDGDAPEEIATYMVENDFILTLEKELFIEQLKDIVDKAEDMLSEDTEGERDSAQGSSPKRSDGASTPGVEGEKSSAPSTPQLVYQQNVLHTGKRWFIICPVAETPMQDKEKTGPDASTSLDSSSAHSIRTDSAAAQSKLDTCVASPTPSKLPVAQTAAQPQEPTVGKAKLQQPELCVSKKAPASVPNSLLVEEPCIPAVSMVTDMPCCALVPPAALDVNLIDKRKASDLGSLQVTQMASPTGELPPQPGSHQPVVLQQPYSMSMQHGAVSSQPQSPAHHSSQSSQTSSHPQPASVPGESDSEGPRRVEFVDRTIKTLDEKLRNLLYQEHAPSQPSSVGVDPHGSSTEGVGSPQVSDSQSSEGPVTKKKGETLPQIPEGSDCSSGQRDSAVAAKRGELSATATSAGSKSRFQIVPTSSDICSLEKGRTNHSTCSSTAPSSGSGGSYVRSQSLTRKDCTTVATSSEAKAAKPLGSNRYSAPPNFYPTTPTSSTDVTPHHIPRARTIDTPTQLEYQHAAQLYSDSADDDSSSVAPPAPHPAQALSEHSGSDFMKRAVAFLRRSGRSKSEQSSDSASRHPVAMNGHIPSPPGGQAHSSYISSDNDSEFEDIDMKKELQKLREKHMKEISELQAFQRSEIEHLYKELGKTLPPNVGLLHAAPPSGRRRRASKHKLKPGKLLNPMVQQLKNNLNTSAERKGESAPSSSGSPAKSSVLSDGSVYSSGGSTSGSQPNTGPEQVHTQQPCSLKGSFSSDNIYSGRHSDGTAHHGAPAQGWTVYHQTSERVTYKSSSKPRTRFLSGPVSLSIWSTLKRLCLGKERSRSRSSLASPAAQTSSSQAQPSIAASSPAPSAHLIPRLAQVQTNNSNNKRGTFTEDLHKLVDDWAKETMAAAHQSRPTLNQIKQEKRLQDLECRAQTKRAGTHEVKCQGGRSHFQLPLPCPLTASFSPTMSPKRGASSSSPLPPRYLMPVGSYGRMTRGPLYPQQWVRLPSPVGGQTVAPGRMPVAAMAKQGIQGFPMHNTENGPKTSWTSFSDH, from the exons GATCGCAAATTGTCCAAAGTGGAACGTCAGAGATTCAAAGAGGAGGCTGAGATGTTAAAAGGTCTGCAGCATCCGAACATCGTTCGTTTCTACGACTTCTGGGAGTCGCCCCTTAAAGGCAAGAAGTGCATTGTGTTGGTTACAGAGCTCATGACATCAGGGACGCTAAAAAC CTATTTGAAGCGCTTCAAAGTAATGAAGCCGAAGGTACTACGAAGCTGGTGCAGGCAGATCCTAAAAGGCCTTCACTTCTTGCACACGAGGACTCCACCGATCATCCATCGTGACCTCAAATGTGATAACATCTTCATCACCGGACCAACAGGGTCTGTGAAGATTGGGGATTTAGGCCTGGCAACACTCAAGGCGGCCTCCTTTGCCAAGAGTGTCATAG GAACACCGGAGTTCATGGCTCCAGAGATGTATGAAGAGCACTACGACGAAGCAGTGGATGTCTATGCATTTGGCATGTGCATGCTTGAGATGGCCACATCAGAGTACCCCTATGCAGAGTGCCAAAATGCTGCTCAAATCTACCGCAAAGTCACAAGT ggAGTGAAGCCAGCCAGCTATAACAAGGTTGTGGATCCAGAAATTAAGGAAATCATTGGCGAGTGCATTTGCCAAAAGAAAGAGGAGCG GTACACCATCAAGGACCTTCTCAATCATGCCTTCTTTGCGGAGGACACAGGTGTGCGTGTGGAGCTTGCAGAAGAGGACGACGGCAAGAAGTCATCCATCGCTCTCAAACTGTGGGTGGAGGACCACAAGAAACTTAAGGGGAAGTATAAGGAGACAGGAGCCATTGAGTTCATGTTCGACCTGGAAAAGGACGTTCCAGAGGTTGTGGCCCAGGAGATG GTGGAGTCTGGCTTCTTCCATGAAAGTGACACCAAAACTGTTGGGAAGTCAATCAAAGACCGCGTGGCACTAATCAAATGGAGGCGAGAGAGAACCGTGTCGGCTACAATTCCAGCGGATCAGGGGGAAATGGAGCATGGGGTCCAGATGGCAGGCTCTCAGGTCATCGCTGCTGGGGGCACACAAATGGGACAACCTCTCTTGCTCGAACCAGATGAGCTGGAGTCTGACCAGAACAATCGCCTACACAACCTCCCCACCAGCACCACGTCGGTGACAT cagACTGCACTGTTGACAGTGGTGTGGGCTCCACAGTATACTCGGACTCCCACAGCAGTCAGCATAGTGTCCTCTACCAGTCCCTCTTGGAGCCTATTACCATGGCAACGCAGCAG GCCAGTTCTTCAGGTCAGTCGTCCAGTGCACCGGTCCACGTGCCTCTCCAGTATCTGCCCCCTGGGCAGAGCCATCATGCTGTGCAGTACGTCTCCCACCCCAACCCTGCAGCACCCCCCCTCATGTCCAACATCGCTGAGGCCAGCATGGAGAAATCCTCTCACCTGCAGAGCTACCAACCTCTGAGTGAACAACAGCAGTTAGGAAGTTCAGCGTTTCCCCTGCAGGTTCTGCAGACCCATCAGAACCACGTGCCCCTCAATCAACACACCCCTAATTACCCTCTGACTTCCTTGGCCCCGACTGCAACCCAATGTTACCCAGACCAAACGGCTCAGGGGCAGGCTGCAACTGAACTGTTGAGTCAGCAGACTGGTCTGAGCTTGTCCTCGTCATCTGCACTTTACAGCCAACAGAATACATTTCAAGAACCTCTGGTACAATCCCGCATACCAAATTCTGCTTTGGTTCCCCCTCAACTCCAGCAAAGCCAAGATCCAGTGCTCGCCAGTCACCAACAACATTCCTCCTACCAGGCGCAAACTCCTGCTCTGCAACTGCACAATCAGACCGACGCTTACTCAGCAGTTCTCCAACAAAGCCATGAAGCATGTCTCCCTAAAGGACTGCAGATTGACACTCAAGTCACCCAGGTTCATCACTCCTTGACCCCCAAAGAACAAGTTACAACTCATTCGACCACGAATATCCTGCAGGGTCTTCCTCCTCAGTCAGTGAACCCGCTGACCTACACTAACCAAGGGGCGGCTCCTCAGAGCTTCCCTGCATCGCCACACCACAGCCAGGCTGCTCATGCTTTCCAACAG GACACTCACAGCATGTCGCAGCTGTGCAGAGAGGGGAACAATCATGGCCAGCATCTTGGTCAGTCACTGTCCAGTTTCCCGTCACAGACTTCTCAGAAGGCAATGACCCAAGCAGCTGTTCACCCGCAGCTGCAGACCTTGCCACCATCCCAG TTTCCCTCACAGTATCCCACAGTCCAGGTGTTGGCAGCTGTGACAGACTGTGAATCATCTCACTCTCAGTCCTGCACTGCCCCTCACCCAGCCTCCTCTTCTCTTAACTCCATTTTCCTTTCTCCTGGACCGGCATCCTCTgcacctctctctgtctccccacTCTCCCCGATCCACATTGAAAATCTGTTGGTTTCCCCAAACGCTTGCACTGCGACTGGTAAAATGGGAGCCACGTCGCCACTTAACCAGCCCTGTGCACCTTTGCAAATCAGAACCGAGACTGCTCTATCTCAAACTCCAGCCACACACccttcacatacacacacgcatgcatcCACAAATGGCAACCTGCAGCCCCAGACACAG GACACATTTACTCACGCAGAGCTTCCACAGCCCTCTCAGTCCTCCCAGTCTGCAGGTTTCCCCTCGTCTCTTCACAGCGCATCCTATCATCACGAGCTGACAAAAAATCAGGATCAGGTCCACGTGGCTATTCCTCCACCCTCTGAGTCGCAAAAAGCATCATCAGCGTCTGCTAATTCTGGTTTGACACAGCAGAAACCACTCGCAGGAGCCACAGGTCCACATGATGCGATTATTGAG GACCATGCTGCAGAGAAACACATAAGTGGACAAAGCTATGACAG TGTCAACTCTGATGCTACATCGGGGAAAGAAATGAGTGACGGCTACGAAGGGACCCATGGAGCCAAAGGTGAAACAAAGATTCGCAAACACCACCGCAGGTCAACGCGTACCCGCTCTCGGCAGGAGAAGATTAGCAGACCCAAGCTGAGCATGCTCAAT GTTTGCAACACTGGGGACAAGATGGTGGAATGCCAGCTGGAAACTCACAATCACAAAACTGTCACTTTCAAGTTTGATCTGGACGGCGATGCTCCTGAGGAGATTGCAACCTACATG GTGGAAAATGACTTCATCCTGACATTAGAGAAAGAGCTGTTTATCGAGCAGCTCAAGGACATCGTGGACAAAGCTGAAGACATGTTGAGTGAAGACACAGAGGGTGAGAGAGACTCTGCTCAGGGCTCCAGTCCCAAAAGGAGTGATGGAGCAAGCACCCCAGGAGTGGAG GGAGAGAAGAGCTCGGCTCCAAGCACCCCACAGCTTGTCTATCAGCAAAACG TTCTCCACACTGGCAAGCGCTGGTTCATCATCTGCCCTGTGGCTGAGACGCCCATGCAAGATAAGGAGAAGACTGGACCTGACGCCTCCACATCACTGG ACTCTTCTTCAGCACATTCAATCAGGACTGACAGCGCAGCTGCGCAGTCCAAGCTGGATACGTGTGTCGCCTCACCCACCCCTTCAAAGCTGCCTGTAGCTCAGACCGCTGCCCAACCTCAAGAGCCGACAGTAGGCAAAGCCAAACTGCAGCAGCCTGAGCTGTGTGTTTCTAAGAAGGCTCCTGCCAGCGTTCCCAACTCCCTCCTTGTGGAGGAGCCCTGCATCCCAGCTGTCTCTATGGTGACAGACATGCCTTGCTGTGCGCttgtgccacctgctgccctggATGTGAATCTCATCGATAAGCGGAAGGCCAGTGATTTGGGTTCACTTCAGGTGACTCAAATGGCCAGTCCCACAGGAGAGTTGCCTCCTCAGCCGGGCTCCCATCAGCCCGTGGTTCTCCAACAACCCTATTCCATGTCCATGCAGCACGGCGCTGTCTCCTCCCAACCACAGAGCCCAGCACATCACTCATCTCAGAGCTCTCAGACATCCAGCCATCCTCAGCCAGCAAGTGTCCCAGGCGAGTCAGACAGTGAGGGCCCGCGAAGAGTGGAGTTTGTTGACCGGACCATCAAGACTCTGGATGAGAAGCTGAGAAACCTTTTGTATCAGGAGCACGCTCCATCCCAGCCCTCAAGCGTAGGAGTGGACCCTCATGGCTCGAGCACAGAGGGAGTTGGATCTCCACAAGTTTCGGATAGTCAGAGCAGTGAAGGACCGGTTACCAAGAAGAAGGGAGAGACACTG CCTCAAATTCCCGAAGGCTCTGACTgttcaagtggtcagagagacTCTGCTGTGGCTG CCAAGAGAGGGGAGTTGTCTGCCACCGCGACATCAGCTGGCTCTAAAAGCCGTTTTCag ATTGTACCAACCTCATCGGATATCTGTAGTTTGGAAAAAGGCAGGACAAACCACAGCACATGCAGCTCCACAGCACCGTCTAGTGGCTCTGGAGGGTCCTACGTCAGGAGTCAGAGCCTCACCCGGAAGGATTGTACCACAGTGGCCACCTCTTCTGAAGCCAAAGCAGCCAAACCACTTGGAAGCAACCGCTATTCTGCTCCTCCGAATTTCTACCCAACAACCCCGACTTCCAGCACAGACGTCACTCCCCATCATATACCGAGGGCCCGGACCATCGACACGCCAACCCAACTCGAGTATCAACACGCTGCCCAGCTGTACTCCGACTCTGCCGACgatgacagcagcagtgtggCCCCCCCTGCACCCCATCCAGCTCAGGCCCTGTCAGAACACAGCGGTAGCGACTTCATGAAGAGGGCAGTGGCGTTTCTGCGACGCTCAGGTCGCAGCAAAAGTGAGCAGAGCTCTGACTCAGCAAGCCGACACCCTGTGGCAATGAATGGTCACATCCCGTCGCCCCCTGGAGGACAAGCACACTCATCCTACATCAGCAGTGATAATGATTCTGAATTTGAGGACATCGATATGAAGAAGGAGCTACAGAAACTAAGAGAAAA ACACATGAAGGAGATCTCGGAGCTGCAAGCGTTTCAGAGGAGTGAGATTGAGCATCTGTACAAAGAACTCGGAAAAACTCTTCCCCCGAATGTTGGCCTGCTTCACGCAGCTCCTCCCAGTGGCCGCAGGCGGAGGGCCAGCAAACACAAGCTGAAGCCTGGAAAACTACTCAATCCAATGGTGCAGCAACTCAAAAACAATCTCAACACTTCAGCCGAGAGAAAAG GTGAGAGCGCCCCCAGCTCTTCTGGTTCTCCGGCTAAAAGCTCGGTCCTGTCCGATGGCTCTGTGTACTCCAGCGGTGGCTCCACTTCTGGCAGTCAGCCCAACACAGGGCCGGAGCAGGTTCACACCCAGCAGCCCTGCTCTTTGAAGGGCTCCTTCTCCTCAGACAACATCTATAGCGGCCGGCACAGTGATGGGACGGCTCACCATGGAGCCCCTGCTCAAG GCTGGACGGTTTACCACCAAACGTCAGAGAGAGTCACCTATAAATCTAGTAGCAAACCACGCACTAGATTCCTCAGTGGGCCTGTGTCTCTGTCCATCT GGTCCACTCTGAAACGACTTTGTCTAGGCAAAGAGCGCAGTCGTAGTA GGTCATCCCTCGCCAGCCCCGCGGCTCAGACGTCCTCCAGCCAAGCACAGCCATCAATCGCCGCGTCGTCTCCTGCGCCCTCTGCACACCTCATCCCGAGACTTGCTCAGGTCCAAACTAACAACAGTAACAACAAGAGGGGCACATTCACCGAAGACCTTCACAAACTGGTCGATGACTGGGCCAAAGAGACCATGGCGGCGGCGCATCAGTCGCGACCCACTCTGAACCAGATTAAGCAGGAAAAACGCCTGCAAGATCTAGAGTGTAGAGCTCAAACCAAGCGGGCAGGGACGCATGAG GTGAAATGCCAAGGTGGACGCAGTCATTTCCAGCTGCCTCTTCCGTGCCCCCTTACTGCGTCTTTTAGCCCCACCATGTCCCCAAAAAGGGGTGCAAGCTCATCTTCCCCACTCCCTCCTAGGTACCTGATGCCTGTTGGCTCTTATGGTCGGATGACTCGGGGCCCTCTCTATCCACAACAGTGGGTCCGACTGCCGAGTCCAGTTGGCGGTCAGACCGTTGCGCCGGGAAGGATGCCAGTGGCTGCAATGGCGAAACAAGGAATCCAAGGGTTTCCTATGCACAACACTGAAAATGGCCCTAAAACCTCTTGGACTTCATTTTCTGATCACTGA